A genomic stretch from Microtus pennsylvanicus isolate mMicPen1 chromosome 11, mMicPen1.hap1, whole genome shotgun sequence includes:
- the Ftsj3 gene encoding pre-rRNA 2'-O-ribose RNA methyltransferase FTSJ3 produces MGKKGKVGKSRRDKFYHLAKETGYRSRSAFKLIQLNRRFQFLQKARALLDLCAAPGGWLQVASKFMPVSSLIVGVDLVPIKPLPNVVTLQEDITTERCRQALRKELKTWKVDVVLNDGAPNVGASWVHDAYSQANLTLMALRLACDFLARGGCFITKVFRSRDYQPLLWIFQQLFHRVQATKPQASRHESAEIFVVCQGFLAPDKVDSKFFDPKFAFKEVEVQAKTVTELVTKKKPKAEGYAEGDLTLYHRTSVTDFLRAANPVDFLSKASEISIDDEELAQHPATTEDIKACCQDIKVLGRKELRSLLNWRTRLRRYVAKKLKEQAKALDINLSSEEEEEEDESIAETKQASEEEEEEQLNRTLAEMKAQEVAELKRKKKKLLREQRKQRERVELKMDLPGVSIADEGETGMFSLRTIRGQQLLEEVTQGDMKAADTFLSDLPRDDIYVSDAEDDDTSLESDLDPEELAGVRTHFSLKDQKCLQFAEVDDNKEEEGENPLLVPLEEKAVLQEEQANLWFSKDGFSGMEDDADEALEISQAQLLHKSRQKEPSPPPSSLKTKKKPLQCQKEVPKETEAITDPEGEEKVNSSDSDSSSSEDEESWKGSRGIKRSRASKEDDGFEVVPIEDPVKNRILDPEGLALGAVIASSKKAKRDLIDNSFNRYAFNEDEGELPEWFVQEEKQHRIRQLPIDKKEVELYRKRWREINARPIKKVAEAKARKKRRMLKKLEQTKKKAEAVVNTVDISEREKVAQLRSLYKKAGLGKEKRQVTYVVAKKGVGRKVRRPAGVRGQFKVVDSRMKKDQRAQQRKEQRKKHKRK; encoded by the exons ATGGGCAAGAAAGGCAAAGTAGGCAAGAGCCGGCGAGACAAGTTCTATCACTTGGCCAAAGAGACTG GTTATCGTTCGCGTTCTGCCTTCAAACTGATCCAGCTCAATCGTCGCTTTCAGTTCCTGCAGAAAGCCCGTGCCTTGCTGGACCTGTGTGCTGCTCCCGGAGGATG GCTGCAGGTGGCTTCCAAGTTTATGCCTGTATCCAGTCTTATTGTGG GAGTGGACCTGGTTCCAATCAAGCCTCTTCCCAATGTTGTAACTCTCCAGGAAGATATCACAACCGAGCGCTGTAGGCAG GCCCTGAGGAAGGAGCTGAAGACTTGGAAAGTTGATGTTGTACTCAATGATGGGGCTCCCAATGTTGGGGCCAGTTGGGTCCACGACGCTTACTCACAAG CTAACTTGACACTGATGGCGCTGCGTTTGGCTTGTGATTTTTTGGCCCGTGGTGGTTGTTTCATCACGAAAGTCTTCCGTTCCCGTGACTATCAGCCCCTACTATGGATCTTCCAGCAGCTGTTCCACCGTGTCCAGGCCACAAAGCCCCAGGCCTCTCGCCATGAATCTGCAGAAATCTTTGTTGTCTGCCAAG GATTCCTGGCTCCTGACAAGGTTGACAGCAAATTCTTTGATCCTAAGTTTGCCTTTAAGGAGGTTGAAGTTCAGGCTAAAACGGTTACTGAGTTGGTGACAAAGAAGAAGCCaaag GCTGAAGGCTATGCCGAGGGTGACCTCACTCTTTATCATCGAACCTCAGTCACTGACTTCTTGCGAGCTGCCAATCCTGTTGACTTCCTCTCCAAGGCCAGCGAA ATCTCAATAGATGACGAAGAGTTGGCACAGCATCCAGCTACAACTGAGGATATAAAAGCATGCTGTCAAGACATCAAAGTGCTGGGGCGCAAGGAACTTAG GTCTCTACTGAATTGGAGAACAAGACTTCGGCGATATGTGGCCAAGAAGTTGAAAGAGCAAGCAAAGGCACTGGACATCAA CCTCAGctcagaagaagaagaggaggaggacgagTCAATAGCTGAGACAAAACAGGcttcagaggaggaagaggaagagcagctTAACCGGACGCTGGCAGAGATGAAAGCCCAAGAGGTGGCAGAACTAAAGAG gaagaaaaagaaattgcttCGTGAGCAGAGGAAGCAGCGGGAGCGTGTGGAACTGAAGATGGATCTGCCTGGGGTTTCCATTGCAGATGAGGGGGAGACAGGCATGTTCTCCTTGCGTACCATTCGGGGTCAGCAG ttgctggaggaagtaACTCAAGGAGACATGAAGGCTGCGGACACTTTTCTGTCTGATCTGCCAAGGGATGACATCTATGTGTCGGATGCTGAGGATGATGATACTTCTCTAGAAAGTGACTTGGATCCAGAAGAGCTGGCAGGAGTCAGGACACATTTCAGTCTGAAGGATCAGAAGTG TTTGCAGTTTGCTGAAGTAGATGACaataaagaggaggagggagagaatccATTGCTGGTACCACTAGAAGAAAAGGCGGTGCTGCAGGAAGAGCAAGCTAACTTGTGGTTCTCCAAG GACGGCTTCAGTGGAATGGAGGATGATGCTGATGAGGCCCTGGAGATCAGTCAGGCACAACTGCTACACAAGAGCCGTCAGAAGGAGCCATCCCCACCACCTTCTAGTCTCAAGACTAAGAAGAAACCTCTCCAGTGCCAGAAGGAGGTCCCTAAGGAGACAGAGGCTATCACTGATCCTGAAGGGGAGGAAAAAGTCAACAGCTCAGATagtgacagcagcagcagtgagGATGAAGAAAG TTGGAAAGGATCCCGTGGTATCAAGCGAAGCCGTGCTTCTAAGGAAGATGATGGCTTTGAGGTAGTGCCTATTGAGGACCCAG TGAAAAATCGAATTCTGGATCCTGAAGGCCTTGCTCTAGGTGCTGTTATTGCCTCTTccaaaaaggcaaagagagaccTTATAGATAACTCATTCAACCG GTATGCATTTAATGAAGATGAGGGGGAGCTTCCAGAGTGGTTTGTGCAGGAAGAGAAGCAGCACCGGATACGCCAGCTACCTATCGACAAGAAGGAAGTGGAGCTTTACCGAAAACGTTGGCGGGAAATCAACGCAAGGCCCATCAAGAAAGTAGCTGAGGCTAAGGCTAGAAAGAAACGGAGG ATGCTGAAGAAGCTGGAACAGACCaagaagaaggcagaagctgTGGTGAACACTGTGGATATCTCAGAACGAGAAAAGGTGGCACAACTGCGAAG TCTCTACAAGAAGGCTGGACTTGGCAAGGAGAAACGCCAAGTCACCTACGTTGTAGCCAAAAAAGGTGTAGGCCGCAAGGTCCGGCGGCCAGCTGGAGTCAGAGGTCAGTTCAAGGTAGTGGACTCCAGGATGAAGAAGGACCAGAGAGCACAACAGCGCAAGGAACAGAGGAAAAAACACAAGCGGAAGTGA
- the LOC142831769 gene encoding intercellular adhesion molecule 5-like: MKMLLLGVWTLLALTPCPGTTEELFEVSVWPNQALVEFGQSLTVNCSTTCPDPGPSGIETFFRKSQLGKGPQWKEFVLEDVTESSVLHCFFSCAGVQKDTALRITMYQPPEQVILDLQPEWVAMDEAFTVKCHVPTVAPLQSLTLTLLQDGRELHRKDFMSFSVASQRAEVTVNVRAQRENNRSNFSCHAELDLSPHGGRLLHGRSATKELRIFEFSQSPQIGVSSLLEVGVAETMSCEVTRVFPAQEAVFRMFLEGQELSPFSSWKGDAAWASTTIRAMETGDQELTCLVSLGPVEQRVRKAVHVYSFPPPVLEVEDTYPLAGTDVNVTCLGHVLTSPSPTLRLQGAPNISAPGEPVWFLFTAREEDDGRKISCEASLEVQGQRLLKTTEMQLHVLYKPRFGESGCPGNQIWVEGMDQMLACIPEGNPAPALVCTWNGIIIDLEVPQKATQNLTGTYCCTATNQLGSISKEIAVVVQGPHEEGISSSTAFIIIIITLGMAVITVALCELLALRKKQEETGL, encoded by the exons ATGAAAATGCTTCTGCTTGGTGTCTGGACTCTGCTGGCCTTGACCCCTTGTCCAG GGACCACAGAAGAGCTGTTTGAAGTGTCTGTTTGGCCAAATCAGGCCCTGGTGGAGTTTGGACAGTCCCTAACAGTCAACTGCAGCACCACCTGCCCAGACCCGGGGCCCAGTGGAATCGAGACCTTCTTCAGGAAAAGCCAGCTGGGCAAAGGGCCTCAGTGGAAGGAGTTTGTCCTGGAGGACGTCACAGAGAGCTCTGTCCTGCACTGCTTCTTCTCTTGTGCAGGGGTCCAGAAGGACACAGCGCTTCGCATCACCATGTACC AGCCCCCGGAGCAGGTGATCCTGGACTTGCAGCCCGAGTGGGTGGCCATGGATGAGGCTTTCACAGTGAAGTGTCACGTGCCTACTGTGGCACCCCTGCAGAGCCTCACCCTTACCCTTCTCCAGGACGGCCGAGAACTGCACAGAAAGGACTTTATGAGTTTTTCTGTGGCATCCCAAAGAGCCGAGGTCACTGTCAATGTCAGAGCCCAGCGGGAGAATAACAGGAGCAATTTCTCCTGCCATGCAGAACTGGACCTGAGCCCACACGGTGGGAGGTTGCTTCATGGCAGGTCAGCCACCAAGGAACTCCGGATCTTTG AATTCTCTCAGAGTCCTCAGATCGGGGTGTCTTCACTCCTGGAGGTTGGGGTGGCGGAGACCATGAGCTGTGAGGTGACTAGGGTGTTTCCTGCCCAGGAAGCTGTCTTCCGAATGTTCTTAGAAGGCCAGGAGCTGAGCCCCTTCTCCTCCTGGAAGGGAGATGCAGCGTGGGCCAGCACCACCATTCGGGCCATGGAGACCGGTGACCAGGAGCTGACCTGCCTTGTGTCTCTGGGTCCAGTGGAGCAGAGAGTCAGGAAAGCAGTGCATGTCTACA GTTTCCCTCCCCCAGTTCTGGAGGTCGAAGACACTTACCCTCTGGCAGGGACAGATGTTAATGTCACCTGCTTGGGTCATGTGTTAACATCACCTAGTCCCACTCTTCGACTTCAGGGAGCTCCAAACATCTCTGCTCCCGGTGAGCCTGTCTGGTTCCTCTTTACTGCCAGGGAGGAAGACGATGGCCGGAAAATCTCCTGTGAGGCCTCTTTGGAGGTGCAGGGCCAGCGACTGCTCAAAACCACTGAGATGCAGCTTCATGTCTTAT ACAAGCCTCGGTTTGGGGAATCCGGCTGCCCTGGCAACCAGATATGGGTAGAAGGAATGGATCAAATGCTTGCGTGCATCCCAGAGGGAAACCCTGCCCCAGCTTTGGTGTGCACATGGAATGGGATAATCATTGACCTTGAAGTACCTCAGAAGGCCACCCAGAACCTCACTGGAACCTACTGCTGCACAGCCACTAACCAGCTGGGCTCTATCAGCAAAGAGATTGCTGTCGTCGTCCAAG GACCACATGAAGAAGGGATCTCCTCCTCCACcgccttcatcatcatcattatcaccctTGGCATGGCTGTGATCACCGTAGCACTGTGTGAACTACTAGCCCTGCGAAAGAAACAGGAGGAAACGGGCCTCTAG
- the Psmc5 gene encoding 26S proteasome regulatory subunit 8: MPAIPAERGKMALDGPEQMELEEGKAGSGLRQYYLSKIEELQLIVNDKSQNLRRLQAQRNELNAKVRLLREELQLLQEQGSYVGEVVRAMDKKKVLVKVHPEGKFVVDVDKNIDINDVTPNCRVALRNDSYTLHKILPNKVDPLVSLMMVEKVPDSTYEMIGGLDKQIKEIKEVIELPVKHPELFEALGIAQPKGVLLYGPPGTGKTLLARAVAHHTDCTFIRVSGSELVQKFIGEGARMVRELFVMAREHAPSIIFMDEIDSIGSSRLEGGSGGDSEVQRTMLELLNQLDGFEATKNIKVIMATNRIDILDSALLRPGRIDRKIEFPPPNEEARLDILKIHSRKMNLTRGINLRKIAELMPGASGAEVKGVCTEAGMYALRERRVHVTQEDFEMAVAKVMQKDSEKNMSIKKLWK, encoded by the exons ATGCCGGCGATCCCTGCCGAGAGAGGGAAGATGGCGCTTGATGGGCCAGAGCAG ATGGAACTGGAAGAGGGGAAGGCAGGCAGTGGACTCCGCCAGTATTATTTGTCCAAGATTGAAGAACTCCAG TTGATTGTGAATGATAAGAGCCAGAATCTCCGGAGACTGCAGGCCCAGAGGAATGAGCTCAATGCAAAAG ttCGACTGTTGCGGGAGGAGCTGCAGCTGCTGCAGGAACAGGGCTCCTATGTTGGAGAAGTAGTTCGGGCCATGGATAAGAAAAAAGTGTTGGTCAAG GTCCATCCTGAGGGTAAATTCGTAGTCGATGTGGACAAGAACATTGACATCAATGAT GTGACGCCCAACTGCCGGGTTGCTCTGAGGAATGACAGCTACACTCTGCATAAGATCCTACCTAATAAGGTGGACCCTCTGGTGTCACTAATGATGGTGGAAAAGGTGCCGGACTCAACTTATGAGATGATTGGCGGGCTGGACAAGCAGATCAAAGAGATCAAAGAAGTGATCGAGCTGCCTGTGAAGCACCCTGAGCTCTTTGAAGCACTGGGCATTGCACAGCCAAAG GGAGTGCTCCTGTATGGACCCCCAGGCACTGGGAAGACATTGTTGGCCCGTGCTGTGGCTCATCATACGGACTGTACTTTTATTCGTGTTTCTGGCTCTGAGCTGGTACAGAAATTTATCGGGGAAG GGGCAAGAATGGTGAGGGAGCTGTTTGTCATGGCACGAGAACATGCTCCATCTATCATCTTCATGGACGAGATTGACTCTATTGGCTCCTCACGGCTGGAGGGAGGCTCTGGAGGGGACAGTGAAGTGCAGCGCACAATGCTGGAACTGCTCAACCAGCTGGATGGCTTTGAGGCTACCAAGAATATCAAG GTTATCATGGCAACTAATAGGATTGATATCCTGGACTCTGCCTTGCTTCGTCCTGGGAGGATCGACAGAAAAATTGAATTCCCACCTCCCAATGAGGAG GCCCGGCTGGACATTTTGAAAATCCACTCTCGGAAAATGAACTTGACCAGGGGGATCAACCTGAGAAAAATTGCTGAACTGATGCCAGGAGCTTCAGGAGCTGAAGTGAAG GGTGTGTGCACAGAAGCCGGAATGTATGCTCTGCGGGAACGGCGTGTCCACGTCACTCAGGAAGACTTTGAGATGGCTGTAGCCAAG gtcATGCAAAAGGACAGTGAGAAAAATATGTCCATCAAGAAGCTATGGAAGTGA
- the Smarcd2 gene encoding SWI/SNF-related matrix-associated actin-dependent regulator of chromatin subfamily D member 2 yields MSGRGAGGFPLPPLSPGGGAVAAALGAPPPPAGPGMLPNPALRGPGPSGGMGVPGAAAFRPMGPAGPAAQYQRPGMSPGSRMPMAGLQVGPPAGSPFGTAAPLRPGMPPTMMDPFRKRLLVPQAQPPMPAQRRGLKRRKMADKVLPQRIRELVPESQAYMDLLAFERKLDQTIARKRMEIQEAIKKPLTQKRKLRIYISNTFSPSKTDGDNAGTAGTPGGTPAADKVASWELRVEGKLLDDPSKQKRKFSSFFKSLVIELDKELYGPDNHLVEWHRMPTTQETDGFQVKRPGDLNVKCTLLLMLDHQPPQYKLDPRLARLLGVHTQTRAAIMQALWLYIKHNQLQDGHEREYINCNRYFRQIFSCGRLRFSEIPMKLAGLLQHPDPIVINHVISVDPNDQKKTACYDIDVEVDDPLKAQMSNFLASTTNQQEIASLDVKIHETIESINQLKTQRDFMLSFSTDPQDFIQEWLRSQRRDLKIITDVIGNPEEERRAAFYHQPWAQEAVGRHIFAKVQQRRQELEQVLGIRLT; encoded by the exons ATGTCGGGCCGTGGCGCGGGCGGGTTCCCGTTGCCCCCGCTGAGCCCCGGCGGCGGCGCCGTTGCCGCGGCCCTTGGTGCGCCGCCTCCTCCTGCGGGACCCGGAATGCTGCCCAACCCAGCTCTCCGAGGCCCGGGGCCTTCTGGAGGCATGGGGGTCCCGGGAGCCGCCGCCTTCCGCCCCATGGGCCCCGCGGGCCCCGCGGCGCAGTACCAG CGACCTGGCATGTCACCAGGAAGCAGGATGCCCATGGCTGGCTTGCAGGTGGGACCTCCAGCTGGCTCCCCATTTGGCACAGCTGCACCACTTCGACCTGGCATGCCACCTACCATGATGGATCCATTCCGAAAACGCCTGCTTGTGCCTCAGGCCCAGCCCCCTATGCCTGCCCAGCGCCGAGG GttaaagaggaggaagatggcAGATAAGGTTCTACCTCAGCGA ATCCGGGAGCTTGTCCCAGAGTCTCAGGCATACATGGATCTCTTAGCTTTTGAGAGGAAGCTGGACCAGACCATTGCTCGCAAGCGGATGGAGATCCAAGAAGCTATCAAAAAGCCTCTTACG CAAAAACGAAAACTTCGGATCTATATTTCCAATACATTCAGCCCCAGCAAGACAGATGGTGATAATGCAGGAACTGCAGGGACCCCCGGGGGAACCCCAGCAGCAGACAAGGTGGCTTCCTGGGAGCTTCGAGTGGAGGGAAAACTTCTGGATGAT CCCAGCAAACAGAAGAGGAAGTTCTCGTCTTTTTTCAAGAGCCTTGTCATCGAGCTGGACAAGGAGCTGTATGGGCCTGACAACCACCTGGTGGAG TGGCATCGGATGCCCACCACCCAAGAAACAGATGGCTTTCAAGTGAAACGACCAGGAGACCTCAATGTCAAGTGCACCCTCCTGCTCATGCTGGATCATCAG CCTCCTCAGTATAAACTGGACCCCCGACTGGCAAGGCTACTGGGAGTGCACACACAGACGAGGGCTGCCATCATGCAAGCGCTGTGGCTTTACATCAAACACAACCAGCTGCAGGACGGACACGAGCGGGAGTACATCAACTGCAATCGTTACTTCCGCCAG ATCTTCAGTTGTGGCCGACTCCGTTTCTCTGAGATTCCCATGAAGCTGGCTGGATTGCTGCAGCATCCAGACCCCATTGTTATCAATCATGTCATTAG TGTGGATCCTAATGACCAGAAGAAGACAGCCTGCTACGACATTGATGTGGAGGTGGATGACCCACTGAAGGCCCAGATGAGCAACTTTCTGGCCTCCACCACCAACCAGCAGGAGATTGCTTCTCTTGACGTCAAG ATCCATGAGACTATTGAGTCCATCAACCAGCTGAAGACCCAGAGGGACTTCATGCTTAGCTTTAGCACTGACCCCCAGGACTTCATCCAAGAATGGCTCCGTTCCCAACGCCGAGACCTCAAG ATCATCACGGATGTGATTGGGAATCCTGAGGAGGAGAGACGAGCTGCTTTCTACCACCAGCCCTGGGCTCAGGAAGCAGTTGGGAGGCACATCTTTGCTAAG GTGCAGCAGCGAAGGCAGGAACTGGAACAGGTGCTGGGAATTCGCCTGACCTAA